acataaaagaattattttacacattttacaagattaaaaagaaaacaactggtaaaaattccattaaaaataaaagtatattccATAATCGCAGGCAAAAAACGTATAATAAAACAGTCAGAAATCGATAGAACGTAGCATTTTAGTACATTCTATCCGTTTGTTTTACTATGCGTTTCTATCCTCGCTATTACGGAATCTATCATTATTTTCTaacggatttttttttactagaaaGTCATATTTATTCTagtttaatactatattttagGTTATTTCAAGTTAAATTAACAACTAAATATACAAAACCATTTACGTTGTTCAAGTCAATAAACTCTTCTCCCTGATCATGTCCACCTATTTGGTTTTGCATTTTCGTGCACCCTGGCGAAAATAAAAAGCTTCTCGAAGAATCGTCGTGTAAACGTCAAACTGCGTCACAAGCATCTAACTGCGTCTAACACTTTGATGTCCCAATCTACGCTTTATACACTTCTGTTATGCTTTCCTCACACTTTTCCagggttgggtagtaactagttaaagaattaaacattaattaataaagttaaaagttattaacttaatttaattaatttaattaatttttaataatttaatttttaactttaactaattatttttgaatttattatacaaattataattttgtaatttaatatgaataatgttgtttaaaattaatttcaaatttaactcaagttaatttactcttaacgtaactgttaactagttagttttttgtttatgtaacttttaacgctaactgaattaattttatatataaaccataactttaacttaatttagtttaaaaaatgtattaacttactAAATCCTGCACTTTTCATACGCTTTATTTACGTTCCGATGACCCAATTTACACTCCCGCTTGCTTTACGCTATCATTTTCGCCACGgcaataaacgtttatatatttcaaaacgcGCGGTTGTTTATTGTATAACCCGAATGGAAACGACTTGAACTGTCGTTTCGCGGTGGAGCATTACAGAGAAACTCTGAGTGGACcagggcacgtattatgcatttgttcggaatcgattccgatcggaattattccgttttccctagaaaacacaatagaaatttaggggaaaacggaataattccgatcggaatcgattccgaacaaatgcgtaatacgtACACTGAATGGATCTCAACTGCTCTAACGGCAGGTAACAAAACAGAACCAAGTTTTCACCCCGATTGCCCTCTGTATCACTTCCGTTTAAAAGAACACTATCAAGTCGCTGGGTTCGTTCGGAGTGACTCCGAGCAGCTCCCGagagacaaaacgaacaatacttATGACAATTCGAGTATCGTTAtagtgtcgttgcgcagatattatacatgatagAAAAGCCGCGCAACGCAGCTTTTTGTCGTTATGAACACATAACGACAACATAATGAGTTAGAGAATCGCACTACTGAGAccgtattcttgaaaaataacgtatacaaaaatatacaaaatatagggcttgttttctattcctgcactaaactgcactggaacgtttcttcttgctttcactaactttcaaatatatatctatttcattttaagtgcacactaattcagggagttcaggaacagaaaacaaacggatagtatacgttacatatatattatagagtttcctagtattttcgtatgatatttttcgagaataggcccCCTGAGAGCTCGTGCGTGCCGAAATCTTGCACAAAAGCGCAAAAATTCGGCACTAGGCTTCTCAGTGAAACAGCGCGCACCGGATTCGTGTGCACCGAAACGTTTAGTGAAACACGTTGCCCGTGgcgagtgcgcactcagtgcccACCAgccagggggtcaatcatgaaactttttcccttgGGTGGaaatgtgaaaagtgaaaatctttaccattgaagttaatggagaaattttccacttttcacgtttccgccttagggaaaaagtttcatgatcgacccccagttctcgcagtgaaaaacgctataaggcTCATCTGATTTCGTATTTCGCAATTGAAAGTATCTCCTTGTAAAAGTATAAAAGGGTTAGCGTAAATAGGCCTTACTTtctaagaaaattgcaattaaagtttaacattgggACGTTGTACGTTAAGCAGTAGAATTTTAAGCTACTATCCAAGAGAGTGTCGATTTGAGCGAGAAGGCTTTGTTAGTGTAAAtaactttacttttatttaacacaCTTTATAGCATATTtactttagtattttttattatattattatattgctagtattttttattataatttcaaacataaaaatcCAAAAGGGTGATCACTCTTGAATTCTGGTGCATAACCCGTTAAAAGTTCGTTGAATTCCTTGAAATCCGATGAATTCCATGTGTTATACCATGAGTTTTTGGCTGTTGTAACGAATTCTTGGTCAAAATCACGAGTTGCTAGAGACTGCACAATGCTAGATTTTTGAGACTTTTGTAGAGAGATCTCTTAGCAATCATAATGAATTCCAACAAAGTCCGATGAAGTTCGCAGTCCAGTGTACACCTATTTTCTGAGTAATTACCCCTtcgtaaatatttcataatttttgtagatttttttaatactttaagatacaaaaaatagtaTCTAACATGATGAACTCATGTGTGTagtggaaagagaaaaagaatcaTGAGTTAAAAGGATGTActaatgataatttttacaaaaagtttaaaaaagaaaatgtgttaatatttatacgttccacgtaaaaaaatatattaaacctATATACGATACGAAACAATTAGTAACTGTCTTCaaccaaaaattcaaaaatttgttataaaagccAAAAATTCATGACATAACACATGGAATTCATCAGATTATACTGGACTTCATCAGGTTTCAAGGAATTCAATGGACTTCAGGGAATTTAACGGACTTCTAATAGGTTGTACATCAGAATTCAAGAGTGGTTACACCCTcgaatatttatcaatattttaattgaagatttcatatatattttaataatcatttattgaatattctgtttttaatgtacttttaaaCAAGTAACGAACTTTGTCCGTCATccggtaattaaatttttttggcaACAATTAAATAGGAAAGcgaagatttataaaaatcttaaaatgaaatattttaattacaatttttcataattagtaaaatttatacttATAGAAAAGTCATTATATATCTAACACATCCGTGCCATTCTACGTACTGTATTCACTAATATATTGATCTTTTGTAGTGAGTCTGAAAATTCAAGTCCTTTTTACTATCTATTTTTTCTTAGAGAGGCGAATCAAACAAATTTGCTTGTTTTACAGTTACGAATAGAtgttattttgttgaaaacatttcAGACCTACGTGTGTAGTTGGAAAGTTAAATTAATGTCtaatatcataattaaaattctatccatttttctgtaattttaccAGATTCATCGACATCATCATTCACAATTACAGAATACGTATGTGAAGTATCCCATTTACTTCGTTTTTGTTTGTCTGATAGATCTTCCAATTCCGTATCTCTCGTCGATTCTGTGATTTCGGCAATTCGCGGTAATGACAAATTTCGTCCGTACAATTTCAAGTCTTCTGCGTCAAAATCATACGAGTTGCGTAAAATAGGTACGTCACAAAACTGACACTGTGGTTCCTCGTACATATCTTCTAAGCACGGGTGAAAGATTTGGCCGCATATCGGACAGACACGATACTCCAGTaatgttatttgcaataatgtTGTGCAACATCTTGGTAACTTGTGACCCCGCGGACATGTTCTGACGTGCCACGTACCGTCTATAGCTTCACCACACATGTTGcatttctcaattttatttgGAAAGGATGTAATCATGTTTAATATTTCTCGAATACGTCGATTTACGTCTTTGTTTTGTGCATCTTCGTCTACTAGTGCATACTTTCTACCTTGGTATATCTCCAAATACTGTCTTAACAAAAACACAGCAAACGTCTGATCTTCCGACAGTGTACACTTCTTCGCCGAATTTTCGAGATACGTACAAgcggaatgtaaaaaaataaatggaagTGCTTCCGTTATCTTACATTCTCTTATATGATCTATATTCAGCATTGGTTTCTTTGTCGTGCACACGTTCATCATTACTGTCATCCACATTGATATTTGCAATTCGTAAAGTGACAGCGATTCAAGTTTGTTTGGAATTGGGCAAAGTATCGTACACGGATCCTGTGCCTTGACAGCTTTTAATCTGAGGATTTCCATACAATCCCAAACACTTCTGAGATTTgtactattattaataatagataatGGATTACATGTTGCTGTACCTCTTAACGTAAATATATGCATTATACTTGGTTCTCTCGTTACCAAATGATCATATACCGTATTTGGACtagttatatttacaaatattactttattcaGTGAATGAGCGAGTCCTAAATATTGAACGCGTGTCTGTGGCaaatgattttcaatattgatattaattaaatcatttgatTGTGtatcaataacaaaaatatgacTGTCCTGTGTCGTGATCAAGAATTGTTGTGCAACAATAGGAACTACACCTAAAACAATATATGTAACGATAAATAATATaccgtaatatattttaaaaattaattaaaaagcgtATAACATggaatatatttgtaaaatttaaaaagcctTTCTCCTTTTGACAAAAACAAGgcatttagaaatttttacttgaaaaaactACACAACAGatcgatttcaaattttgtatgtttattcTATGTGTCTGCAGAGTTGggaatatttgaaatacatgtatttcaaatacagtctttaaaatacaatttgtattttgtatttcagcggagcatataaatgtattttgtaatttaaatactatattttctttttcaaatactttagtgatatattttaccaagcaaaatatatcattaaagTATTTGTTTACAACAAATTTGTACGATTTCGTTATTTGAGTGAACAAACaacttttattgattttttattgacTTTCTATGACACGCGATGTGACTCGAAACattcaaacatttataaaaaataattgaaacaaatcaattaatttgctcTGGTTTTATCTACACTTATCAGTAGTTCGGTCtttactaattaatataaaaatcttgattaaattctgattttttttcctattaaattcaatttataactaacaagtacattttaaatttctttcgcTTAGCAGATTAAAAACCAGTTCCAAATTTCCACGCAATATTGTAACACTTAGCTTTGTTGAGAAAATCTAacattatatgttattttaattacaagatccaattaaaaagtattttatatttcaaataaaatatttggaagtactttgtattttatatttcaaatcgaaagattaaaagtattttgtaattcaaatactaaAATTGCAAGTACTTTGTATACTGCATTTCAAATACTTTAATGATGTACTTTGCTAAGCCTTGTGTATTTTCaataatgtgtaaaataaattgttaaaaaatattaatatgtttaagACATGAAATTATAAAGGCGCTTTGGAAAAAATTGCGAGTAATACCTTAagaacgtgcgcgcgcgcgtgtgttgtgtgtgtaagttttaaaaatttacaaacaagCATTTTTTCgctgtaatttttttacgaaaatatgtGATGTTAATTTTGAACTTACGTCAACTTAtcaattttttcgtaaaattcaaTGTTCATGTCTTGTGTAGACATATACTGTGTAGACATATACTAAAGATATATGCTGAAGTAGAAATACATTAGTctaataatttctgaaatattgtgTTGGCAGTTTTTTTCGAAAGTATCTTCATTATtagatatcttttaaataaattagtatttttatcaatttttattttatacattcttAAAGATCAGAGTTGCAACGATTATTCGACAACTATTCGATATCTTACTATtcagcaatttaaaaataataataattttaaaagtaaaaataggaaataaaaaagatgCAACAAATAGTAATATTCGGCACTTGACGAATACCGAATATTCGTCATGAACCAAATAGCTGAATGTTTAGCAAATATTCGACATAGATAAAAACATCGAAGAATGatcgaaaaaaagataaagaatatcGAATAATTGCCAAATATTCGGTGCAACTCGCTTAATATTCGTCGCAATTCTATTAAGGCTTTTCTCTACTCAcagcggccatattgaagtcgtgacatCATAAGCAAAAAATCATACATAAAAGTTTCTGACgtgacatttttaaataaagatttggaTAAACAGAATAACGAAATcgttttaaaacacttgtaaaaattggTCTCGGCTATCCTTTGTCCATCTAAGTCAATAAACACTTGTAAAAAGCACATAAAGAGAAGCCTATTCGGATAGGAAAACACatggatagctattgaaaggagtgataaatgtgcttttatgtataaaattcaaaaaatttttacgaatttgataaatatgagacaaatcatattttcaaaataaaacacataacaaaatgacatgcacaacAACATTTCATCATCAATCTGTTTCACACCTATTGGGTTCTAAATTTTGTTCGCGACGGAATGTCATTActgtcaacgcggagttcttgGCTGAGGTGCCGGAAGCCTTGAAGATACATATATGAAATTGATTTGCCAGTTAGTTCATAAAAATAGCCGTTTCTATGCATCAAAATGGAAAAAGCCTTTTGTAATCACATTACAGTACATACTCAAAAGAATCTTACCTGTAATAGTAAATCCTGGTACATGCAACTGTCGCATACTTTTCAGTTCTCCCATCAAACTTATACATAGCAATAAAATGAAAGAACCTTTAGCAGCAAGAATCTTTACATCTGATTTATCTTGGGaaattatgtacaaataattaattgctaTATGATCAGTATTGGTATATTTTTCCATCAATGTTATTTGTAGATTATTATCACTATCTGTAAATTTTATTCCACATATTCTACCATCAGAATATCCAACAATAATCAGATGTTCATTTACATCAACAGTGATCCAATGTGATATATTAACTTTCGATGTACtgttcatatatattataccAACAAACACAGGCTGCAAGCTTTCTGTAAAATTTGATATTCGGGGAATCTTCCAAATTAATATGTCACCGCTACAGTAGGCTACAGAAAGATACACAAAAGAAGTTTCTCCTAGTTTGTAAAGTTTGCTCCATGTAATCGAGCAAGCCtgtaattttcttatattctcAACTATCTTTGTACTCTGATCactaaatttcttattaaaattacttttattgagACTAGACTTGATTTCCTCTTGTACTATCTTCAGCCGAAGAGATGAAACATCACATATAGAATACCAGTTGTTAGAAACTTTATGCAGCAGATCAACCGCACCTGCTGAGTTTAATATCGCTAATACACATTGACTAGGAGAGATCAAATTTTTGGGCGACCACGCTGCCTTCACTATCCTGGGAGACTTATCGATTACTCCATCTAATTTTGGTGTAACAATATCATCCATGAGTAGCGAGTAAATCTCTTCGCGCTTCAGATTCCATATCAAGGAGCCTGCCTCATCTATAAATGTACATGCTGGCAAGGTGTCGGAAGAATATATGAAAGAACGAGCAAATTTGAAAGCTGGATTCGACGACATAGGCGAAGGTATCAATTCCTGTAAAATAGTATCATATcgaggttaggttaggttacaaaattttacttaaccAGTTTTacgtatatgaaaatattaaaaatataacgatgtagaataaatgaataaaacttgaaaattgtgttaaattgtaaaattatttattgttcgatatactttttgatataaatgcaatatcaaaatagatttttacaaAATCGTAACTTACGAACACGTGAACGCCTTTCTCCGTAATTATCGAGATCTGATTATCAGGTGACCATTGTGTTGCGAACGGACCCGTCActaatggaaaaatattaacGCTACAAAGTTCTTCTGTTTCCATCGCGCACCGTCAATTTCAGGTTGGAGTGGAGCATGTGGGGTGCGTTTATATTCCCCACCAGGGTGCACCCAGatatcgttttatctttgttgtttaccgaatgttaaatAAGGACGGAATGATGCCTGTGTGCACCCTGGTgaagaatctgaacgcagctaTGGATGGAAAGAGGCTTAcatgaggcttgttttctattcctgcactagactgcactggaacattccttcttgctttcgctaactttgaaacatctatctatttcattttaagtgtacacttatttagagagttcaggaacagaaaacaaacggcttgttttcactaactttcaaaatagatactaattcagggagttcatgatgtaaaaaacaagctgtttgttttctgttcctgaactccctaaattagtgtgcacttaaaatgaaatagatatatatttgtaagttagtgaaagcaagaaggaacgttccagtgcagtctggtgcaggaatagaaaacaagcctaaggtgaaacaacgcgcatcgtcggcggctcaaTGCGCGGTAAGAGACGTAGCTCGATGTAATGAGTCAATGAAATTTGGGTTCAAATATATctgcgcaatttaaatacgaaacaatcatacgtagtcacacgtacttaaaattagagtcctatataaagagagaagcgacattgatgtccgaagctctgattggtaaaatgattgatacttgattggctaagcgatcagccatattgtgaccacagctgtttgcagaatgatacgaatggtgtttgatgacgttaaagcggaCCCAAAATGGCGATGGAGGACTCAAtaggatactgaaggttgtggtgggagtttgatgtcgcttctctctttatataggactctacttaaaatgtagatgttgttaaaaaaaataaatataaaaatgtaaaaatacttgaaatttattatctttaacacaaatcactgttgcagtaaacactgttgttataaacataaaatacaacaatttagccatacacataagtcatacagcacagagagattgcaggaacattgcagaatgatttcattgaaacattgtaatattgcattttgattgcgaaacattgctgcaacattgttggaagattgcagcaatattaagatgtccgctttttgaaatattgcattgaaacataccatttttccaaaatattcacataaatattattacattacataattccaataaacaaaacaatatttgtgtaacattttaaaaaacattttttgcaaaaaaagaatctcgggaatattttttcggaaatttccaagcagtcacccatccaagtcgcgactccgatGAACGTTgattgacctccgtgatcgctgcgaactgattcctcatgatgacctgtgaacactttatgctgatatgtgtatataattggtagatcaggtcaatatacgttatcgaaaaaatgaaatatgtataattaaagcacaatatttatataaacaaacataaaatatagtttttttactaattttgcaaatacagaatagcatctggaat
The DNA window shown above is from Solenopsis invicta isolate M01_SB chromosome 10, UNIL_Sinv_3.0, whole genome shotgun sequence and carries:
- the LOC105202877 gene encoding uncharacterized protein LOC105202877, coding for METEELCSVNIFPLVTGPFATQWSPDNQISIITEKGVHVFELIPSPMSSNPAFKFARSFIYSSDTLPACTFIDEAGSLIWNLKREEIYSLLMDDIVTPKLDGVIDKSPRIVKAAWSPKNLISPSQCVLAILNSAGAVDLLHKVSNNWYSICDVSSLRLKIVQEEIKSSLNKSNFNKKFSDQSTKIVENIRKLQACSITWSKLYKLGETSFVYLSVAYCSGDILIWKIPRISNFTESLQPVFVGIIYMNSTSKVNISHWITVDVNEHLIIVGYSDGRICGIKFTDSDNNLQITLMEKYTNTDHIAINYLYIISQDKSDVKILAAKGSFILLLCISLMGELKSMRQLHVPGFTITGVVPIVAQQFLITTQDSHIFVIDTQSNDLININIENHLPQTRVQYLGLAHSLNKVIFVNITSPNTVYDHLVTREPSIMHIFTLRGTATCNPLSIINNSTNLRSVWDCMEILRLKAVKAQDPCTILCPIPNKLESLSLYELQISMWMTVMMNVCTTKKPMLNIDHIRECKITEALPFIFLHSACTYLENSAKKCTLSEDQTFAVFLLRQYLEIYQGRKYALVDEDAQNKDVNRRIREILNMITSFPNKIEKCNMCGEAIDGTWHVRTCPRGHKLPRCCTTLLQITLLEYRVCPICGQIFHPCLEDMYEEPQCQFCDVPILRNSYDFDAEDLKLYGRNLSLPRIAEITESTRDTELEDLSDKQKRSKWDTSHTYSVIVNDDVDESGKITEKWIEF